In Runella sp. SP2, the genomic window CCTGTTGTACTTTGGTTTAACTCTGGTGATTTTCCACCCAATTCAGATGGTATGTTTTCATTTGTTTGGGCGGCGTGTTCATCAAAAATCGGTACACGTACTAAATGGTTTTTTGTTGCATGGGCTTTATATTTTAGGAACCCGTTTGAGCTTTAAGGCAAAAGCTACGTTGCCTACCGACCGTCCTGTGATTTTTATTGCGAACCATCAAAGTATGTTCGATATCGTCGGAATGATTTGGTTTTTACGCAATAATTTTCCTTTGTTTGTGTCAAAAATTGAGTTGGCAAAAGGCATCCCCAGTATTTCGTATAACCTTCAGAAAAGCGGCGCGGCCCTCATCGACCGCCAAGATGGCAAACAAGCCATCATGGAAATAGCTCGATTGGCTAAGTTGATTGAAGAAACGAAATTTTCGGCAGCTATTTTTCCAGAGGGAACTCGCTCAAGAACTGGCGTATTAAAAGCCTTTGCCACAGGAGGCGTAGCTATTTTGGTCAAGAAAGCCCCCAACGCACTCGTTGTACCCATCGCCATAAAAAACACGGGAAAATTGAACCCAAAAGGCATTTTTCCGCTTAGTAGCTTTGAAAGTCTATCGTGGACGGTGCTTGAGCCCATCGAACCCAAAGGAAAAACGGTAGATGAAATTGTAGAGTTGGCCAAATCAAGTATTGAAAACGAATTAAAAAACGTCTAAACTGTTCATCAACTACTACTTTATAAAGGGCATAATTTGTAAATGTCATTTTATTTGTGATTAAAATAGTATAAATTTCGGGAGTATTCAACCGTTCAAATGTGTTGTGAGTCAAGCTAAAACCTTTGTGTTGGTCTTTTTCAGTGTCATGATTTGTTTCATGGCAGTGGTCAAACCTTTGGTTAACTGCCCCAAAAAAAACAGCCTTACTGAGCAACAAGAACAACAAGAAACCTCCTGCCCTGAGTCATGCGATGAAGAGGGAGGCGAAGAAACAGCCAAGGAAAATGCCGAATGGAACGACGAATTTTGGACTCCTTCCGTCGTAGGTTTTTCCATTTCATTACCTTCAAAAGCATCGAGCAGTTTTTTATATTTGGTTCATTTCTCCGAACACGTAGCTGCCATTAGCCTCCCCCCTCCCGAGTTTATCCCTTCTGTTTAATTTTTTTATTTCTTGCTTTCGCTCATGGAGCGAGAAAAAATACTACATGAGCTGTGGGTCAATCAGATTAAATGTAAGTAAAAGAAAATGAAGGGTTTATTTAAAGATATAAAGTACGACCTACCTGCGGGTTTGGTGGTATTTTTGGTTGCCTTGCCGCTGTGCCTTGGGATTGCACTTGCATCGGGAGCGCCACTTTTTTCAGGAATTATTACGGGGATTGTAGGTGGCTTGGTCGTGTCATTACTCAGTGGTTCGG contains:
- a CDS encoding 1-acyl-sn-glycerol-3-phosphate acyltransferase, which encodes MKKIIDYVLGSLYLLYFGLTLVIFHPIQMVCFHLFGRRVHQKSVHVLNGFLLHGLYILGTRLSFKAKATLPTDRPVIFIANHQSMFDIVGMIWFLRNNFPLFVSKIELAKGIPSISYNLQKSGAALIDRQDGKQAIMEIARLAKLIEETKFSAAIFPEGTRSRTGVLKAFATGGVAILVKKAPNALVVPIAIKNTGKLNPKGIFPLSSFESLSWTVLEPIEPKGKTVDEIVELAKSSIENELKNV